A genomic region of Macaca thibetana thibetana isolate TM-01 chromosome 14, ASM2454274v1, whole genome shotgun sequence contains the following coding sequences:
- the PTS gene encoding 6-pyruvoyl tetrahydrobiopterin synthase yields the protein MSTAGGGRRRQAQVSRRISFSASHRLYSKFLSDEENLKLFGKCSNPNGHGHNYKVVVTVHGEIDPATGMVMNLADLKKYMEEAIMQPLDHKNLDMDVPYFADVVSTTENVAVYIWDNLQKVLPVGVLYKVKVYETDNNIVVYKGE from the exons ATGAGCACGGCAGGTGGCGGCCGTCGCCGCCAGGCGCAAGTGTCCCGCCGCATCTCCTTCAGCGCGAGCCACCGATTGTACAG taaaTTTCTGAGTGATGAAGAAAACTTGAAATTGTTTGGGAAATGCAGCAATCCAAATGGCCATGGGCACAATTATAAAG TTGTGGTGACAGTACATGGAGAG ATTGACCCTGCTACGGGAATGGTTATGAATTTGGCtgatctcaaaaaatatatggaG GAGGCGATTATGCAGCCCCTTGATCATAAGAATCTGGATATGGATGTGCCATACTTTGCAGATGTGGTGAG CACGACTGAAAATGTAGCTGTTTATATCTGGGACAACCTCCAGAAAGTTCTTcctgtaggagttctttataaaGTAAAAGTATATGAAACTGACAATAATATTGTAGTTTATAAAGGAGAATAG